A window of Mesomycoplasma lagogenitalium contains these coding sequences:
- a CDS encoding glycosyl hydrolase family 65 protein, with protein sequence MPKLIYDTKNFIIEQRGFNSLLTKKSESIFSQGNGYLGLRATDEEKNVYNKEDFFVNGIFNRGDRTEVSELANLADLLKTSIFIDDEIFMLNRRMKYRKSLDLKNGILKREVEAKIKNKKFLFVFKRIVSQTNKQIYAQTIEIKQLTGEKTCIKIFPMIDGQTTNSGIQHLDEGKKTLLSESLLQYQEQTNQSNHWVIHNLKLRAYANNKILKSGNDDYVLKMARRQVGYLIKSEVSVNKPFKLEKIMSVSTSVDNDEILNYDNVKENADKLAKTIEEIKFKDIEKQNKIDYDKIYKQFDVKIEGNKEAKYDLLALKFSIYHMNNFVPTHSSNMSVGAKGLSGEGYQGHCYWDTEFFIVPNYLFTNPKIARNLLEYRYKGIEGAREKAAEGNYIGAQYPWEMAWPTDGEVTPYWGQPDIVTGKQIPIASRKQEIHVPGDIAFAVDQYFQVTNDQDFMNKMGYEMIIDTAIFWTSRVEKMANNKYQITDVMGPNEYKGNIDNNNFINLVAKRNLELAIDYINKLSSNSEGLKILDDINKKLPYKWNLNLMIDVKDNLIQQLPNENNIIAENDQFLSLPRMDISDFQLLGDAGKKLFNTKEGHKRLGAQLVKQADVILSTFIFNELFSREVVRANFDFYEPVTTHDSSLSPTTYSIKAIDLRKMDIAYKLFKYSLNIDMGTNFHSADAGIHAGSLAAIWQSVVFGYGGFRFLNKNVYISPILPNQWTKLTYSITVKNTKLKVSVNKNDFTIEKVSGNDLKVYVNEQEYLISNKHNFKVITKW encoded by the coding sequence ATGCCCAAACTAATTTATGATACTAAAAATTTTATTATTGAACAAAGAGGTTTTAACTCACTATTAACTAAAAAAAGTGAATCAATTTTTTCTCAAGGAAATGGATATTTAGGTTTAAGAGCGACAGACGAAGAAAAAAATGTTTACAACAAAGAAGATTTTTTTGTTAATGGAATATTTAATAGAGGCGATCGAACTGAAGTATCTGAACTTGCTAATTTAGCAGATTTATTAAAAACATCAATTTTTATTGATGATGAAATTTTTATGCTAAATAGAAGAATGAAATATCGTAAATCCTTAGATTTAAAAAATGGAATTTTAAAAAGAGAAGTAGAAGCAAAAATCAAAAATAAAAAATTTTTATTTGTTTTTAAAAGAATTGTATCCCAAACTAACAAACAAATTTATGCACAAACAATTGAAATAAAACAATTAACTGGTGAAAAAACTTGTATTAAAATTTTTCCAATGATTGATGGACAAACCACCAACAGTGGGATTCAGCATTTGGACGAAGGTAAAAAAACATTATTAAGCGAAAGTTTATTGCAATATCAAGAACAAACAAATCAATCAAATCATTGAGTAATTCATAATTTAAAATTAAGAGCATATGCTAATAATAAAATTTTAAAAAGTGGTAATGATGATTATGTTTTAAAAATGGCAAGAAGACAAGTAGGCTATTTAATTAAAAGTGAAGTTTCAGTTAATAAGCCATTTAAATTAGAAAAAATTATGTCAGTATCAACCTCGGTAGATAATGATGAAATTTTAAATTATGATAATGTTAAAGAAAATGCTGATAAATTAGCTAAAACAATTGAAGAAATAAAATTTAAAGATATTGAAAAACAAAATAAAATTGATTATGACAAAATTTATAAACAATTTGATGTTAAAATCGAAGGAAATAAAGAAGCAAAATATGATTTACTAGCACTAAAATTTAGCATTTATCATATGAATAATTTTGTACCAACCCATTCATCAAATATGTCTGTAGGAGCTAAGGGATTATCTGGCGAAGGATACCAAGGACACTGCTATTGAGATACAGAATTTTTTATTGTACCTAATTATTTATTTACTAATCCCAAAATTGCTAGAAATTTACTAGAATATCGTTATAAAGGAATTGAAGGAGCCAGAGAAAAAGCAGCTGAAGGAAATTATATTGGAGCACAATATCCATGAGAAATGGCGTGACCTACCGATGGAGAGGTAACTCCATATTGAGGACAACCAGACATCGTTACAGGAAAACAAATTCCAATTGCTTCTAGAAAACAAGAAATTCACGTTCCTGGAGATATAGCTTTTGCAGTTGATCAATATTTTCAAGTAACAAATGATCAAGATTTTATGAATAAAATGGGTTATGAAATGATAATTGATACTGCTATTTTTTGAACATCTAGAGTAGAGAAAATGGCTAATAATAAATATCAAATAACAGATGTAATGGGTCCTAATGAATATAAAGGAAATATTGATAATAATAACTTTATTAATTTAGTGGCTAAAAGAAATTTAGAATTGGCTATTGACTATATTAATAAATTATCATCTAATTCAGAGGGATTAAAAATTTTAGATGATATAAATAAAAAATTACCTTATAAATGAAATTTGAATTTAATGATTGATGTTAAAGATAATTTAATCCAGCAACTTCCTAATGAAAATAATATCATTGCAGAAAATGATCAATTTTTAAGTTTACCGAGAATGGATATTAGTGATTTTCAGTTATTAGGTGATGCAGGTAAAAAACTATTTAACACTAAAGAAGGACATAAAAGACTGGGCGCACAACTAGTTAAACAAGCAGATGTTATTTTATCAACATTTATTTTTAATGAACTGTTTTCTAGAGAAGTAGTTAGGGCAAATTTTGATTTTTATGAACCAGTTACTACTCACGATTCTTCTTTAAGTCCAACAACTTATTCTATTAAGGCAATTGATTTAAGAAAAATGGATATAGCTTATAAATTATTTAAATATTCATTAAATATTGATATGGGAACTAATTTTCACTCAGCGGATGCAGGTATTCACGCCGGATCACTAGCTGCTATTTGACAGAGTGTGGTTTTTGGTTATGGAGGATTTAGATTTTTAAATAAAAATGTTTATATTAGTCCGATTTTACCTAATCAGTGAACCAAATTAACTTATTCAATAACTGTTAAAAATACAAAATTAAAAGTTTCAGTCAATAAAAATGATTTTACAATTGAAAAAGTTTCGGGTAATGATTTAAAAGTTTATGTTAATGAACAAGAATATTTAATTTCAAATAAACATAATTTTAAGGTTATAACAAAATGATAA
- the pgmB gene encoding beta-phosphoglucomutase: MIKGLIFDLDGVITETATLHYQAWKQEVKKINLDYSEKQNSSLKGLNRIDTLKAILKIFNVNLDESEILKMANSKNEIYKKLLETEISEKNILPNIKEFLINAKQKNLKLAIASSSYNAPLILKKINLYHFFDFIVDPSTINNGKPDPEIFLKAAKELNLKPEQTIGFEDAIAGVKGLKAAKINAVAITHKENENWAIADLVYESTSDLDLDFILKHFSKI; encoded by the coding sequence ATGATAAAGGGACTTATTTTTGATTTAGATGGTGTAATTACTGAAACTGCAACTTTACATTATCAAGCATGAAAGCAAGAAGTTAAAAAAATAAATCTTGATTATAGCGAAAAGCAAAATAGTTCACTAAAAGGTTTAAATCGTATTGATACACTAAAAGCAATTTTAAAAATTTTCAATGTTAATTTAGATGAATCGGAGATTTTAAAAATGGCTAATAGTAAAAATGAAATATATAAAAAATTACTAGAAACAGAAATTAGCGAAAAAAATATTTTACCTAACATTAAAGAATTTTTAATAAATGCTAAACAAAAAAACTTAAAACTAGCAATTGCATCTAGTTCCTATAATGCTCCTTTAATTTTAAAAAAAATTAATTTATATCATTTTTTTGATTTTATAGTCGATCCTTCTACTATTAATAACGGAAAACCAGATCCTGAAATTTTTTTAAAAGCAGCTAAAGAATTGAATTTAAAACCTGAACAGACAATTGGATTTGAAGATGCAATAGCAGGTGTTAAAGGATTAAAAGCTGCAAAAATTAATGCAGTCGCTATAACTCACAAAGAAAATGAAAATTGAGCAATAGCAGATTTAGTTTATGAATCAACATCTGATTTAGATCTAGATTTTATACTAAAACATTTTTCGAAAATATAA